In Rosa chinensis cultivar Old Blush chromosome 1, RchiOBHm-V2, whole genome shotgun sequence, a genomic segment contains:
- the LOC112176962 gene encoding transmembrane ascorbate ferrireductase 1: MTEAEEPKKQVLESEKPSDLPPAPATAATSSEEKPAVVEAPKEEYKEKSEEKAPEPEDESKALAIAEKREKEQRRKRAMPAIGVSSTPLTFVMHALGVAALVLVLVWSIYFRGGFAWEATDKSLIFNLHPFLMVLGLVFLGGEAIISYRYLPLRKDVKKLVHLVLHAIALALGIIGIYTAFKNHNETGVANLYSLHSWIGIGVICLYGIQWIYGFLVFFYPKGSPGLRSDSMEHFGLFVYILVVGNATLGFLEKLTFLESSGVEKFGSEAFLVNFTALVTLVFGAFVILISVISQGPVEEDHSYSDI, translated from the exons ATGACAGAGGCAGAGGAACCCAAGAAGCAGGTACTAGAATCCGAAAAACCCTCCGATCTTCCTCCAGCTCCGGCCACTGCTGCAACATCATCAGAAGAGAAGCCGGCGGTTGTGGAAGCTCCGAAAGAGGAGTACAAAGAGAAATCAGAAGAGAAGGCGCCAGAGCCTGAAGATGAGTCGAAAGCTCTTGCTATTGCTGAGA agagagagaaagaacaaAGGAGAAAGAGAGCGATGCCCGCCATAGGAGTATCTTCGACTCCATTGACGTTTGTAATGCACGCGCTCGGAGTCGCGGCTTTGGTCCTGGTTCTGGTTTGGTCCATATACTTCAGGGGCGGTTTCGCATGGGAAGCCACCGACAAGAGCCTCATCTTCAAC CTCCATCCTTTTCTCATGGTATTGGGCTTAGTTTTCCTTGGAGGAGAAG CCATTATCAGCTATAGATACCTTCCTTTGAGGAAAGATGTGAAGAAATTAGTGCACCTGGTTCTTCATGCTATCGCATTAGCACTCGGTATAATCGGCATTTATACTGCATTTAAGAACCACAATGAGACTGGGGTTGCCAATCTCTACAGTCTGCACTCCTGGATTGGCATTGGGGTTATTTGCCTCTATGGTATTCAG TGGATATATGGGTTCTTGGTATTCTTCTACCCAAAAGGAAGTCCAGGGCTGAGAAGTGACTCCATGGAACATTTTGGGCTTTTCGTGTACATTTTGGTCGTCGGGAATGCTACCTTGGGGTTCTTGGAGAAGCTCACATTCCTTGAGAGCTCAGGAGTCGAAAAGTTTGGAAGTGAGGCATTTCTTGTCAACTTCACTGCTCTGGTTACACTCGTGTTTGGGGCCTTTGTGATATTAATCTCGGTCATTTCTCAGGGTCCTGTAGAAGAAGACCACAGCTACTCAGATATATGA
- the LOC112172117 gene encoding transmembrane ascorbate ferrireductase 1 codes for MINDYPQLHPFLMVLGLVFLGGEAIISYRYLPLRKDVKKLVHLVLHAIALALGIIGIYTAFKNHNETGVANLYSLHSWIGIGVICLYGIQWIYGFLVFFYPKGSPGLRNDSVPWHVIFGLLVYILVVGNATLGFLEKLTFLESSGVEKFGSEAFLVNFTALVTLVFGAFVIFSVISQGPVEEDHSYSEI; via the exons ATGATTAATGATTATCCACAG CTCCATCCTTTTCTCATGGTATTGGGCTTAGTTTTCCTTGGAGGAGAAG CCATTATCAGTTATAGATACCTTCCTTTGAGGAAAGATGTGAAGAAATTAGTGCACCTGGTTCTTCATGCTATCGCATTAGCACTCGGTATAATCGGCATTTATACTGCATTCAAGAACCACAATGAGACTGGGGTTGCCAATCTCTACAGTCTGCACTCCTGGATTGGCATTGGGGTTATTTGCCTCTATGGTATTCAG TGGATATATGGGTTCTTGGTATTCTTCTACCCAAAAGGAAGTCCAGGGCTGAGAAATGACTCAGTTCCATGGCATGTGATTTTTGGGCTTCTCGTTTACATTTTGGTCGTCGGCAATGCTACCTTGGGGTTCTTGGAGAAGCTCACATTCCTTGAGAGCTCAGGAGTCGAAAAGTTTGGAAGTGAGGCATTTCTTGTCAACTTCACTGCTCTGGTTACACTCGTGTTTGGGGCCTTTGTGATATTCTCGGTCATTTCTCAGGGTCCTGTAGAAGAAGACCACAGCTACTCAGAAATATGA